The Kineothrix sp. IPX-CK genomic interval AACAATTGGAAAAGATGTTATTTATCAATCGTTTAAAGTCATACAATTTCTCTTTAGAAGAAATCAAAGCAATACTGAAATCGGAAGAATTAATGGATGATAAACTTTTTGCGGCACTTACCGGGAAGAAAAGAGAAATTGAGAAACAGGTACAGGAATTTGAAAAAACTTTAGACCAGATAAATGATGATATATCCAATTTAAAAGTAGGAAAATCGATTATGTCATATCTGGAAAACATTGATGTTCAGCTTGTAGAAGTACCAATGATGTATCTTTTGTTTATCCGAAAAATGGTTCATGAATACGATTATCCGGAAGAATATGGTAATTGTTTTAGTAAATTATTCAGGAGGATTGCAGACGACAAGTTAACTATGCTTTCCCCGCCAATGGTACTTTTCCATAGCACAGAATTTACTCCGTCTGGTTTAGATACT includes:
- a CDS encoding MerR family transcriptional regulator; the protein is MKGRQSMLSIGEFSNICKVSAKTLRYYAEIGLIIPDEINPENGYRYYSIEQLEKMLFINRLKSYNFSLEEIKAILKSEELMDDKLFAALTGKKREIEKQVQEFEKTLDQINDDISNLKVGKSIMSYLENIDVQLVEVPMMYLLFIRKMVHEYDYPEEYGNCFSKLFRRIADDKLTMLSPPMVLFHSTEFTPSGLDTEFAVPVKEYVTGTRDFYPGLCLKTVVYGSYSALSSVYTKQREWAEKEGYECSNALYEVYVTDPSEVSKESELITEVYYPVKKKQERQCAQKEKFI